Part of the Rhodopirellula islandica genome is shown below.
TGATTCCTTGCTGAAGAAACATGTCGACGACGATGGATGGGTCGACTACGCCGCCCTGAAGGAAGACGAGGCAAACCTGGACAGCTACCTCCGTGCGGTCGCTGCCGCACCGTTTGACGCGATGGGACGCGACGAGAAATTGGCACTGCTGATCAACGGTTACAACGCCTGCACCTTGAAACTGATCCTCGATCACATGCCAATCGAGTCGATCCAAGACATCCCTGAAGCGGATCGCTGGGACGCAGTGCGTTGCAACCTTGGCGGACGCAAGTTGAGTTTGAACCAGATGGAGCACGAGCAGATTCGACCCAAGTTTGCCGAGCCACGCGTGCACTTCGCATTGGTCTGTGCCGCAGTGGGGTGTCCGCCACTGCGCAAGGAGGCGTACACGGCCAAACGAATGGAAGAACAGTTGCAATCGCAGACCGAGTACGTGCATCAACACAAAACCTGGTTCACCTTCGATCCCTCGTCCAACCAATTGCAGCTGACGAAGCTTTACAGCTGGTACGGCGGCGATTTTGAACAGGTCGCTGGCAGTGTTTCAAAGTTCGCAGCCAGCTACTCCGCGGAGCTGAAGGAGGCACTGGAAAACGGCACCACACCCCAGCCCAATTGGTTGCCTTACGATTGGAAGCTCAACAGCGTCGAAAACAAACAACCACGCTAGACAAGCAGGTCGGCAGGAATGATCGGGCACAACCATGTGAACCGTTTGGGCGTTCGCCCCGGTTGCGCGTGAAAACCGTGGCTAACGCCAACGGCTCACATACCCGATGACACCTGCGTACCTGCTTAGACAGCTGATGAAAACAACGAATCTTGAGCTTTCGTGTGGTTCGTGTTTTTCGTGGTGTCCGTTTTTCAGGGGTTGCCGTTCGTTTTCGAACCACGAAAGGAACGAAGGACACGAAAAGGGATCGACGTTCAATCGCGTTTGCTCACGGATTCAGAAACGAGGGTGAAGCAGTGGTGGATTGCTTTCTCGAGATGAAACGACGGGGGCAAGGTTGTTATCATCCGTTTTGGTCGTCCGCCGTCTGTAATTTGACGTCGGCGACTATGGCCGCTGGTGACGCTCAGTTTGAGTGGTTTGCAATCCCGCTCGCTTCACTGGGGCTGTCAATGTGCGAAGCGGTGCAGCGGTGAGTGGGGTTGGCGTGCGAAATCTTAGGCGGTGCAACTCGTCCCCCGGGCATTCTGAGGGAGGAACACTCCAGTGAATGGCTCAATCGGAAACCACGATGAACGACCAAGACAAGCTGCCCGGACGGATTTCATTCTCCTTGCTGACACTTCGCATCGGAGTTGGGATCGTGTTCCTGATGTGGACCTTGGACAAGCTTCTCAATCCGGAACACGCTGCAGGCATTTTCGAGCGGTACTATCTGACGCCTGGTCTTGGAGCGTCGTTGATGGTTGGCGTGGGCATCGTGCAGATGGTTTTGGTCGTGTCGTTTCTCAGTGGATTTCTTCGCACGTGGACCTACGGGTTGATCACGATACTGCACACCGTTTCAACCGTCAGTTGCTACAAGCAGTACATGAATCCCTGGGAAAAGCCGAACCTGTTGTTCTTTGCGGCGTTTCCGATGTTGGCGGCATGCATCTCGCTCTGGTTGCTCCGTGAGCTTGATACCTGGACGGTCGACAGCTGGTGGAAAAGTAAAAAGGGAACGGTGGCCACGGAGGACGAGCCCCAACCAATCAGCTGAAAAACCGATTCAACCATGGTCGAGAACGTTCACGCGATTCATTCTCCTCCGATCCTTCGGGCAAGCTGACTTGCGTCGCCTATGCAGATCGGCAGGAGTCTTTCGGCAATTGAACTGTTTTGGGTCGCTTTGTTACTCCCTCCTACAACCGGGGCGAACGCCCAAACAGCTCACATGGTTCTACCCGATCCTTGCTGCCTACCTGCTTAGGATACGTTCTTGTAAGGATTGTCACGCTCGGACGTCATCTCTCAATCAATGCGTTCGTACAGCAAGCGGCCTGCCTGCTGCGTTCACGTTTGAATCGGCAAATGCCACACTCGCTGATACATCTTCAAGGAAAACGGCCATGGCGAAGGAAATCGAACCACAAACCGGCGACAAGAATTTCGGGACGATGAAGAAGCTGGGCGTCTTCCTATTCGTTGCCGCAGTCGTGGTGGTTGCTTACACACAGTACGGCGATCTGCT
Proteins encoded:
- a CDS encoding DUF547 domain-containing protein gives rise to the protein MDPTKTDLASSNVQSAPKTRRTVVIAIAAVLLVGTATFACLNAGAIEQKLVRLFGPPQVELQEAYSASVSGPTMDHSTFDSLLKKHVDDDGWVDYAALKEDEANLDSYLRAVAAAPFDAMGRDEKLALLINGYNACTLKLILDHMPIESIQDIPEADRWDAVRCNLGGRKLSLNQMEHEQIRPKFAEPRVHFALVCAAVGCPPLRKEAYTAKRMEEQLQSQTEYVHQHKTWFTFDPSSNQLQLTKLYSWYGGDFEQVAGSVSKFAASYSAELKEALENGTTPQPNWLPYDWKLNSVENKQPR
- a CDS encoding DoxX family protein; amino-acid sequence: MAQSETTMNDQDKLPGRISFSLLTLRIGVGIVFLMWTLDKLLNPEHAAGIFERYYLTPGLGASLMVGVGIVQMVLVVSFLSGFLRTWTYGLITILHTVSTVSCYKQYMNPWEKPNLLFFAAFPMLAACISLWLLRELDTWTVDSWWKSKKGTVATEDEPQPIS